Genomic segment of bacterium:
TTTTGCCTCCTGAATACGGTTTTCACCAATGTTGGTAATTCCAGAGTTAATTGCCTCTATGATTTGATTTACCCCAGCTGACTTTGTGACTGCAACTAACTCAATTTCTGAAGGGTCTTTTACCACCTGTTTTATTCGATTTTTTATGATTTCCAAATTTTCCTTAATTGACATAAGTGCCTCGTTTTAGGAAGTTATAGCAGTTATTATTCAAAATTTTACTTAGAAATGCCAATAAGTATAGTAAGTATTAACCAAAAGTTCACATTAGTATTGTTGATAGTTGATGGTTGATGGTTGATAGTCTATGAAACTATCAACTATAAACTATCAACTATAAACCATAAACTATAAACTATCAACCATCAACCCTGTTGCTATATCTGTTCTATGAGAAATTTTCGTTAATAACTACTATAAAAGGTAACTGTTCAGCCACGGATTAACACAGATTGACACGGATAAAATAGAATGGGTTTAAAATATGAGAAAATTACAGAAGAGATTATCAAAGTGACATTTACGGGGAGATTAAATTAATAAATGAAATAATTTTCAGGGAAAATAAAATATCTGAACATCACTGTATACCCTTTGTAAATCTGATTCTAAAATTTTTTTATTTGTAAGTAATTTTCTTTTTAATTCAAAAAGATTAAAGTATAAACCTCTTGGTCTTTGGATAGTAATAATTTCCCTCTTTTTTTTTGATTTTAATATCTCCTTACTGTAATACGATACGCTGTTATCTACTGCTATATATACATCATTCAATTTACATCTATCTATGCTCTTTAGATCATGAAATATATCTACATTTGGATATATTTTTTTGATGCTTTTAAGTGTTGCACTCTTATCTTCATCAATAGCAAAAAGTTTCAAAGAAGGCATTGGCTGGAACCTGGAATAAAATAATAAATCCAAAAACAGTGGCCTAACAACAATAAGTGTTTTTTCTGGATTCATCTTATGAAAGCCATATAATTTCTTTGTTTGGAAGGTGATATTTTTACTATCATCTAAGCAGGTAAATCCAATGGAACTTATAAGTAAGAAAATTAAGAGTGAATACATCCATTTTTTATTAACTTGCTTGTCTAGAAAGTAAGATAAAATAAGTAATGAAGGAATGGTAATATATGCTAAATATCTTGGTTCCCTTGTCAATGTCCAGTAATTTGATGCAGAAATAGGACCATAAAATGTATATAACAAAAGAGGAAATATCCAAATAAGTAATAACATAACAGCTTTATTTTTTTTGTATAAGAAGAATATCCCTATTGGCAAGATTAAATAATAGAAAAAACCAAATTCCTGGTTAACAAAGAGTACAGCCAATGGTGAAAGGAACCAATTCAAATCAATTTTAAAATTTTCATTTTGAAGGCAGTTTTTATTAATTATAGAATTTACAACATGAGATCTATGCAAAATATCACCATTTTGGAAATAGTAAAAACCTGATTCCAGTGCAATTATTATAAAAAATCCTACTAATAAATGGATGAATTCAATTTTAATTTTTTTGTTATAAAGCATATATATAACAAGAGGTAAAGCCAGAAAAAGTGCGTTTTCTCTAATGAGGTAGCCAATCCCAATAAACAAACCTGATAGAAGATAATAAATCCATTTATTATCTTTTTCTCCTTTCAAGAAACAAAAAATCCCCAATCCTGTGAAAAAAGTGAATGAAACACATGGAAATAAATGGCTTGCATAAATGACCTCTAAAGGGAAAAATGCCATCAGAAATGCTGATAGTAAAGCTATCCGTTCATTAAAAATCATTTTTCCAAAATAATAGATTAATATTATATTGCCAAGTGAGCATATAAGGGAAAAAAGGACCAAAGAAATATCACTAACACCAAATAAAAAGAAAGAAAGGGCTGTGGGAATCACCATGCCTAATCTTACTCCCCATTGGTTATCTCCCGGAGTAAAATCACCAATAGAAAATCTATAGGCTTGTCCCATATAATGTTTATCGTCTCCTTGTACATAACCACTAAAAAAAACTAAACGCAGGGCCAAGCCGAATAAAACAATAAGAATAATAAATATTTTTGAATATTTGTTTAACTGATAGGAAATTGCTTTTTGAGTGTTTTGGGTATTATATCCATTTGTGTCCATTGTGAGGATATTTTACCACAAATTTTATCCTTTGTCAACAGAAAATTATAACGTGCTGTGATTCAGACAGTGAGAGCATTGCGTAGGACATAAAGTTATATCTACGGTCCCTGGCATTGTGTTACCTCATTTTTTGCCATCTTTTTGTATTTCTTGA
This window contains:
- a CDS encoding glycosyltransferase family 39 protein, which encodes MDTNGYNTQNTQKAISYQLNKYSKIFIILIVLFGLALRLVFFSGYVQGDDKHYMGQAYRFSIGDFTPGDNQWGVRLGMVIPTALSFFLFGVSDISLVLFSLICSLGNIILIYYFGKMIFNERIALLSAFLMAFFPLEVIYASHLFPCVSFTFFTGLGIFCFLKGEKDNKWIYYLLSGLFIGIGYLIRENALFLALPLVIYMLYNKKIKIEFIHLLVGFFIIIALESGFYYFQNGDILHRSHVVNSIINKNCLQNENFKIDLNWFLSPLAVLFVNQEFGFFYYLILPIGIFFLYKKNKAVMLLLIWIFPLLLYTFYGPISASNYWTLTREPRYLAYITIPSLLILSYFLDKQVNKKWMYSLLIFLLISSIGFTCLDDSKNITFQTKKLYGFHKMNPEKTLIVVRPLFLDLLFYSRFQPMPSLKLFAIDEDKSATLKSIKKIYPNVDIFHDLKSIDRCKLNDVYIAVDNSVSYYSKEILKSKKKREIITIQRPRGLYFNLFELKRKLLTNKKILESDLQRVYSDVQIFYFP